agccCTGTCCGGAaagcttgattggttagaacatcttcctgaaacacagaggttgtcagttcgatccccggtcagggcacatacaggaacagatcgatgttcctgtctttctccctctttctctaaaatcaatagaataaacaatttttaaaaagattaaaaaatatatattatataccatttgatacttttttaaaaaatttattgattgattttagagagagaaagagaaacatcaatttgttgttccacttactgatgcattcattggttgattcttgcatgtgtcttgactggggatcaaacccacaaccttggtgtattgggacactTTCTTAAAtcataagagagagagggaggaattgAGCTAAACTCGAAAGAACTTTGTGCAAAGATAATGACTGAGATCCTTAGACTAAAGGTCCAATGAGCCTGCGTACTCAGAAAGGTCTTGGCACTGCACCTACATAAGTGAACCAAGTGTCCATGAGTCTGTCTGGTCCTTGCACTGTCTGAGACTTGTGTTGCACGGAAAGAAGTTCCAAGTGAGCACAAGGTGGGGCATGTGGCAGGCATATCTATTGCTTAATCTATAAATGACAGGATGATATGGACCCACACCAAGTTAAGATTGAGCCTGAACTAGAAGACCATACATCTCTAGATTATAATTGGCGACTAGCTGCCTCACAGTGTTGCCTCTGGAGACTAGCTGGACATGGGTGATTTAACTTTGAGAAGAAGATGAGTTATGGTTGTCCTTGAGGTGGTTGGGTCATGCTTGGTGGGGGTCATCTTAGGCCATATTGGGCAAaggtgtgtatctgtgtgtgcgtACATGTATAGAATGTAGTGGAGACCTCTTGGGTTATTGGCCTGGTTATGAGTCTTCACTTTCCCTTTTCTAGATACtgctccttaatttcttttttttttttttaacttttttttttccagggacagagactcagagagagggatagatagggacagacagacaggaacggagagagatgagaagcatcaattatcagttttttgttgcgacaccttagttgctcattcactgctttctcatatgtgccttgtcagcggaccttcagcagaccgagtaaccccttgctcgagccagcgaccttgggtccaagctagtgagctttttgctaaagccagatgagcctgcgctcaagctgacgacctcggggtctcgaacctgggttctctgcatcccagtccgacactctatctactgcgccacctcctggtcaggataatttctttttaaaaatttttttattgatttattttagagagacagagagaggaaatgagaggaAGAATTAAactgttgttccacttggttgtggaACATCGGTTGTTTcccatgtgttccctgactaagGAACAAACCCTTAATCTTGGTgtttggggacaatgctctaaccggcCAAGGCAAaccctttgtttatttatttgtttatttatttatttatttatttatttattgtgacagagagagacagatagggacagacagacaggaagggagagagatgagaagcatcaattcttcgttgtagcaccttagttgttcattgattgctttctcatatgtgccttgacggggggagggggggctacagcagaccgagtgaccccttgctcaagccagtgaccttgagctcaagccagtgaccttgggcttcaaactagtgacctttgggctcaagccagtgaccacagggtcatatcaatgatctcacattcaagccagtgaccccactgtcaagctagtgagcctgcactcaagccagcaacctcggattccaaacctgggtcctctgtgtctcagtttgacactttatccactgtaccactgcctggtcaggcagacccgTAATTCTTGAGATGGACTCCAACAATCACAATTGaaagttttttggtgtttttgctttttttgtctaAAAGCatggtttttaatgttttgatttcttatttaatttcattgtggtcagagaatgtgGTCTGTGTGATATTGATCCTTTGGTAtttattgaatcttgtcttgtgGCTTAGTAAGTGGTCAATTTTTATAAGTGTTCTGTGTGTGCTTGGAAAGAATGTGTACTCTCTAATTGCTGAGGGCAGAGTTCTATATAagttcaataaataaaggtaGTTAATTGTGTTAGTCAAGTCTTCTACATCCTAGTTGATTATTGGTCATTAGACCTGTCAATTACTGACAGAATGTGTTAAATCTCCCACTTTGAAGGTGAAATTTCTGTCAATTTTCATTTACATGCATGTGATTAGGTGCATACTGTTTATAATTATAGTCTCTTCATGAATTGAACCTTATGTTAATGTATATATGAGACTCTTTTCTGTAGCAGTGATTTTTACTGTAAAGGATTTTGTGCCTGATAGTAATATAGTTATAACGCCAACTACTCTTCCCTACTTAAAAGCATTGCTTCAGAAGTCCTCCTTTTTCtctacttaaaaagaaatttttttttgtttaggtgagaggaaaggagatagtgacacagactctcatatgtgccccaactgggatctacctggcaacccccatctggggccgatgcttgcaaccaagctatcctcagcacctggggcaacgTTTTGaccaatcgagctactggctgtgggagggggaaaggaaaaaagggggagagggatagatatagatatagatataatcatatatatatatatatatatatcaccaaaTTGCTTTCAGGAAAGGTTTTCTATTTCATACTCTTACTAGCAGTATAAGAGATTACCTGGTTCACATTAATAAAAggaattatactttttttctttttcttaccgcTGATCCAACTGCCCAggtcctctttttgtttttaattcattttagctacagcctgacctgtggtggcgcagtggataaagcatcgacctggaacactgaggtcgccagttcgaaaccctgcacttgcctcgtcaaggcacatatgggagttgatgcttcttgctcctcccccctttctctctctctctctctcttccctctctaaaatgaataaaacaaaagagaaataattcattttagctacagaggaagagagataggaacatcaagctgccccTGCATGTGCCgggactggggatcaaaccagcaacctctgcactttaggaggatgctccaaccaaccaagctatccagccagggcagaactcTACTCTCGATAAGAGAGAAATGTTTCAGTTAaacttatatttctttgtttagtgaagttaaatgttctttctttcaaatttataatACTTTAGTGAATTGCTTATTCCTATCCTTTgatctgtttttttttacaagtatttttttttattttatttattcatttttagagaggagagagagagagggagagagagagagagattgagaaagagagagacagagagaaagaaggggggaggagctggaagcatcaactcccatatgtgccttgaccaggcaagcccagggttttgaactggcgacctcagcatttccaggtcgacgctttatccactgcgccaccacaggtcagacctggttgttgtttttttaaagacaggcacagagagagataagaagcatcaactcgtagttgcagcactttattcatagattgcttctcatacgtgccttgacggggaggtggggtggctccagctgagccagtgatccccttgctcaaaccagagaccttgggctcaagccagatgagtggGTGCTGAAGCGGGCGACCTCAGggcttgaacctgagtcctcagcgtcccaggtctactctttatccactgtgcctcaccagttctttgcctgtttttctaCCGGGGTACTGTCTTATCCTTAGAATGTTGTTGTtacaatacaaaaagaaaaaaaccacccgCCTGGCTTGAggtgacgcagtagataaagcctccacctggaatgctgaggtcgctcttcaaaaccctgggcttgcccggtcaagacacataagacaATCAATcagcaaacaactaaagtgaagcaaccatgagttgatacttctctctcctctctctgtaaaatcaataaataaaatcttttttaaaaccatCTGTCTGACCAATAGTGGCGCCTgtcgtcaacctggaatgctgaggtcattggaaaccctgggcttgcccggtcaaggcacacacgagaagcaactactaagaattgatgcttcctgctcctaccctcaacccctttctctctctctctctctcttctctctaaaatcaatatactgtacaaaaaatttttttgttaaacatCTGGTTGCGAGTGCATGACTGTGGAACACCAGCAGAAGGCCACAAAGGCGCGCTTGGCTGCCAGTGAACTTTCAAGGCCAGCGGGCGGCTTTTATTCCCCATAGCGGAAACAAGGTTTCCACAAACCCACACGGGAATTGCTGCAAAGGCGTTGCCTCTGCCAGCACCAGGCTTCCTCAAAAATGTCTCGCGGGATTTCAGCTGTCCTTGGGGCCCGACCCAACTACAAATCCCAACATGCAACGCGCCTCAAGGCCTGAGCGCCCGAATGAAGTCTCGGGTCCAAGGTCATGTGTCTGTCTGCGTAAGGCGTCCGGTCATCTCTCTCACGCCTTTTTCTGCGGCTTCCACCTTAGTCGCCATTTTGTGAGGGAGGTTATGGAACCTCTGATTCCCGCCGACTCTATGGTCGAGCACTTCAGAGATCAACCAGTCCGAAGCCAGAATTCGGAGGAAAACCCCGCCTTTACGCTCAGGGAGGCGGGAAATGCCACGAAGCTCCcgtagagagggaagaagaagctgcagaaaaccaataaaaaaagagaaggtaaAAACATCAACCAATGGGAACGCGGGAGGATTGTGGCCAATGAAAGTGTGGGGACCCCGGGACACGTGGGTGGGGAAGCTGACTCCTGAAACCTAGAGCTAAAGCTGGGAGGTGATTCAGTCACCTTGAGCCGGGCGAGAGCCGTGGTCTGATCAGAGGCAGCAGGGCAGTTGGGAGTGCAGGTGACTTGAGGCCGGGAGCTAGCGATCGGCAGGGGTGTGGGCTGGACTGAGTGGAGGGCCGGGAGAGACGATTGGCATGTATAACCTTAACACTTAATGTTAATTACCAACGGTAATAAGCGACGGTAATAAACTGTCCCGACTGAGGCGGGCGGAGCACAGCTCTGTAAAATGAACAGGACCATACATGGCAGCTGCCCTGTGTCGGCCTCCAGTTTTCCCGGGAGACCATCCTCTTTCGCTACATTTCCCTCCTGGGGCTCGGGCTTCCTTCCTCTACTTCCGATTTCCGTGACCTTCCTTTGCAGACACACCGCGCTGAAAGCGGTGGACCCGGGAGTTCGCGATGTCCCTCTGACCTCTAATGTTGGGCACGGTGCTAGGAAGAGTGTGGTCCAGGGAGGACGGGCGAGGGTGACTGGGACGACCGAAGGTCGCCACTctaagaaaataaccaaactgtGGAATTTTTTGCTTTCCTCTGCAGACTGAAAAAATGCAGACCACCGGAGCACTACTCATTCCTCCAGCTCTGGTAAGTTGCAGCTCAGGGTGCTGTGTAAGTGCCAGCTGTGGGAGCCATCAATACTTAATGAATGAACTGAGAGGAGCTTGGCATCCTGATGATGTGGGCGTTTGGGGGAGGTTGTAAAATGTGGTGCAGTTAACTCGAGTTTATTTGGACCTGTAAACCAAACTATCTTAGCTTGGGAATGTGGTCAGAGTCTGGCTCTAACCTTTACCCCCAGTCTGGCTTGGCCATATGGTAAGACAGCCCGCTGACAGTGATTCTTCTACCTTGGCTGCACATGAAAATCAACTGGGGAGTCTTAAAAACTACTGATGCCCAGGCTGCACAGACTCTGGGAATGAGAGTGGAACCCATGCATCTGTATTTTTTAGAACTGCCCAGGTGATTCCAATGTTcagccaagtttgagaaccactgcactaaaaaatatttcaagaaagccATGTTACAAAGGGTTCTGCTTAGATGGCTGTTTCAGGAGCCTCCCCAGGCTTACTGGTCCACTCCATTCAGGGTATGTAACAGTGAGTACCGTTTTAGCAAAGTAAGATTTACCCCTTCTGCTTTCTTTGATGATCTGGGTACAAACCCTTCCTGTACCTGGTTTGATATTGGTGTGGATTTTTGTCTTATTCTGGGATACCGAATAGGACTGTGCCCATAAAAGTGAACTCTCATACCCAGTTTTAAATGGGAAGATTGCTACCGCTGACAACACCAGGGTCTTAGGTATTGACCTTGAAATTCACtggattttttctttcattttagtaatgtgttaaattgattttagagagagaataaagaaagagaagcattgatttgttgttctacttacttatacattcattggttgattcttatatgtcccTTTACCAGAgattgagcccacaaccttggcatatcaggacaacactctaaccaactgatctacccagccagggctcattggaCTTTTTCTCCCCCGCCTCCCCATTGGACTTTTTCTGTTTCTAACATTTGTAGTCCTTGACAGAAGCTCAGAGCTTGagggtttggtttttgttttgttttgtttttttcttccttgcctGAGATGGGGGTTGTGTCTTTCTGGTTTTACAGATCCGCTGTTGTACCAGGGGCCTAATCAGGCCTGCATCTGCCTCCTTCCTGAGTAGGCCGGAGATCCCACCTGAACAGGTAAAGGAGTATGGGCCCTCTTACAAATTTCTCCAGACAGGTTCTCCCAGTTAGTTGCATTGCCTTTAGGTCAGTCACAGTGGGCAGGGAGAGTATCTGAGCTGCTTTAATAGTTCTGAGTACTCCCAAGGTGAGCGCTATAGGTGAGAAACTTGTGAAAGTGAGGTTTCCCTAACCCATGACATTTCCCGAGCGCTCTCTGAAAGTGGACCCTAAGAGTAATTCCCAGTGCGCTCTGTAGCCTGAGCATTCTGCACTTGCTGGGCAGTTTGCCAGCAGTTTCAGagctgaggggggaggggggtagagTCAGCCACCTGTCTTTGTGCCTAACTCCTTtatctcttttctccccttctgTATTTCCCTCTTTCTTGGTTCATCTAGCCTTCCTATAGCGGCTCCCCACTCCAGGTGGCCAGACGGGAGTTCCAGACCAGTGCTGTATCCCGGGACATTGACACAGCAGCCAAGTTTATTGGTGCTGGGGCTGCCACAGTGGGTGTGGCTGGTTCAGGGGCCGGAATAGGAACAGTGTTTGGCAGTTTGATCATTGGCTATGCCAGGTGAGTTTGGGGGTGGCCTACAGCATCTATCACCATTCAACCCTATTTGGGGGAAGCCTCAGCAAGATCCCTCTAGTTTCTGGTTTATTCCATCTACCTCCTGTTTTCTCCAGGAGGAGACAAGAAACCTCTCTGATGCATCCAACCTGGCTCACTTAAACTTACCATGTTGGTACTCCGCTTGTCTGGCCAAATCCCAGGATTGTGCATATGCAGGCTAGGTCCTCTCCTAGTTTTAGCACTCCCCATTCACCTACCCTGCCTGAGCCCTCCACTACCAGCCATGCCCTCACCCTTTCCatcactctctgtccctggcaGGAATCCGTCTCTCAAGCAGCAGCTCTTCTCCTATGCCATTCTGGGCTTTGCCCTGTCTGAGGCCATGGGGCTCTTCTGTTTGATGGTCGCCTTCCTTATCCTCTTCGCCATGTGAGGCTCCGTGGGGGTCGCCTACCCATCCCTGCTGCTTCGACTCCAAGCCATGCCCGGGGCTGGAACGTGCTAAGCTTGACCATTAAACACATTTCTCTAAACCCATATGCCTGCGCCTCTGTCCTTTGCCCTCGGGGAAGGTCTTGGTGGAAGTTGGGACAAGGGAAGAGGGATTGGGTCAGCTGTTGGTGATTACGAACTGCTCAGGTTGAGAAATATCCATGCCATGACTGAGAACGTGGAGGGTTCTTTTTATCTTCCGGGGGAGTGTGAGCTTGTCTGAGTAATGACTGGTGCTTTTCCTTTCAAATTTAGTATAGCAATATGTACCAagtgttttatgtttttaccTCAACGACCCTATGAATTCTAAGTACAGTGATTAGAACTGTTTTGTAAATGAGGGAACTGAGGTTTAGGGAAGCAAAATAACCTGTCTTCTGTCACagagctggtaagtggcagaatTGGGGATTTGTCCACAGGCCTGTCTAAACTTTTAGCTGTGCTGTCCCATCCAGTTTACTCTTGGTCACACAATATAGGTGGCGCAAACAGGGAAACAGTCCCAAAGAAGTAAAGCGCATTAGAGGTGGAGGTAGGACTCCACCCACCTGCATTCAGCTCCACTTGGAAATTTCATTATCTATtcgtttggtttgtttgttttttagagagaggagagacagaaagagatggggcagggagggggggtaggagcaggaagcataaactcccgtatgtgccttgaccaggcaagtgcagggtttcgaactggcgacctcagcattcgaagttgacacttgatccactgcgccaccacaggtcaagtggaAATTTCATTATCAATTCATCTTTTTGAGTGCCTGGGtgttcttttagtattttttattttttccattgatttgagagagagagagatgcatggACTCACTGTTctacttagctgttccatttaggtGTGTGCTCATCGGTGGCgtcctgtgtatgccctgactgggattggaCCCGTGACCTTGGTGCACTAGAATGATGTTCTATTCACCTTGCCATGgcctttgaaattctttttttgaatttttttatatttttgaccttttta
The DNA window shown above is from Saccopteryx bilineata isolate mSacBil1 chromosome 2, mSacBil1_pri_phased_curated, whole genome shotgun sequence and carries:
- the ATP5MC1 gene encoding ATP synthase F(0) complex subunit C1, mitochondrial isoform X1 — encoded protein: MPRSSRREGRRSCRKPIKKEKTEKMQTTGALLIPPALIRCCTRGLIRPASASFLSRPEIPPEQPSYSGSPLQVARREFQTSAVSRDIDTAAKFIGAGAATVGVAGSGAGIGTVFGSLIIGYARNPSLKQQLFSYAILGFALSEAMGLFCLMVAFLILFAM
- the ATP5MC1 gene encoding ATP synthase F(0) complex subunit C1, mitochondrial isoform X2, which encodes MPRSSRREGRRSCRKPIKKEKTEKMQTTGALLIPPALIRCCTRGLIRPASASFLSRPEIPPEQPSYSGSPLQVARREFQTSAVSRDIDTAAKFIGAGAATVGVAGSGAGIGTVFGSLIIGYARRRQETSLMHPTWLT
- the ATP5MC1 gene encoding ATP synthase F(0) complex subunit C1, mitochondrial isoform X3, translating into MQTTGALLIPPALIRCCTRGLIRPASASFLSRPEIPPEQPSYSGSPLQVARREFQTSAVSRDIDTAAKFIGAGAATVGVAGSGAGIGTVFGSLIIGYARNPSLKQQLFSYAILGFALSEAMGLFCLMVAFLILFAM